A genomic window from Streptomyces sp. NBC_01429 includes:
- a CDS encoding ABC transporter substrate-binding protein produces the protein MAAVSACGGSNTAAPAGAADVSPPKNLASSGTLTYGTAASFPPFESQGTGGQPQGFDIDMIAALSASMGLKPKALDIDFDGLIPALSGKRTDVINSAMYITPEREKQVDFVPYMVIGETLLTPKGNPKKISRVPEDLSGRTVAVTRGAIGETYMTAYNKELKKQGRAEMKIMSLPNNQDAMLAVQSGRADAFDTSTPGAAATLAATKDKFTLAATFKNETKIGIAVRKGDTSTKTAITAALNRFVKSGGYAELLAKYKLPKDSDYFASSGASSAKPSAPASSSSTSSSGS, from the coding sequence ATGGCCGCGGTGTCCGCCTGCGGTGGTTCCAACACGGCGGCGCCGGCCGGCGCCGCCGACGTCTCGCCGCCGAAGAACCTCGCCTCGTCCGGCACTCTGACCTACGGCACGGCGGCGAGCTTCCCGCCCTTCGAGTCCCAGGGCACGGGCGGGCAGCCCCAGGGCTTCGACATCGACATGATCGCGGCGCTGTCCGCGTCCATGGGGCTGAAGCCCAAGGCGCTCGACATCGACTTCGACGGGCTCATCCCGGCGCTGTCGGGAAAGCGGACCGACGTCATCAACTCGGCCATGTACATCACGCCCGAGCGCGAGAAGCAGGTCGACTTCGTTCCGTACATGGTCATCGGGGAGACCCTGCTGACCCCCAAGGGGAACCCCAAGAAGATATCCAGGGTCCCCGAGGACCTCTCCGGGCGCACCGTCGCCGTCACCCGGGGCGCCATCGGCGAGACGTACATGACCGCGTACAACAAGGAGCTGAAGAAGCAGGGCCGCGCGGAGATGAAGATCATGTCGCTGCCGAACAACCAGGACGCGATGCTCGCGGTCCAGTCGGGCCGCGCGGACGCCTTCGACACCTCCACTCCCGGCGCGGCGGCCACGCTCGCCGCCACCAAGGACAAGTTCACCCTCGCGGCGACCTTCAAGAACGAGACGAAGATCGGGATCGCGGTACGCAAGGGCGACACGTCGACCAAAACCGCCATCACCGCGGCACTGAACCGGTTCGTCAAGTCCGGTGGCTACGCGGAGCTGCTGGCCAAGTACAAACTGCCCAAGGATTCCGACTACTTCGCCTCCTCGGGAGCGTCGTCGGCCAAGCCCTCCGCCCCGGCCTCGTCCTCCTCCACCTCGTCGAGCGGTTCGTAG
- a CDS encoding M24 family metallopeptidase encodes MPPVFPAAEYARRLAALRATLKTQELDAVIVHTPENVCYLSGHATPGYYTYQCLIVTADGEAALLMRETETVNAAETTYFERITGYPDSSDPILATAELLARVAPGARAVGMEARSWFLPPEPFLKLTALLDTAGARVTHIDGVLAAARLVKSPLEIERIRAAARSTNAGMAAAAAAAVPGASERTVAAAAFGGLIASGSEYFGMEPFVASGPRAGTIHASWTDRVIRPNEPVLLEMSATVGRYNAPLMHTVWTGPLSGEPAAMATACAAARDAALDHVVPGGSPAAAHAACKAAIADAGLAHTYRKRSGYSVGIAFAPDWGEGHLLSLGENEQRLFEPGMVVHVVPTLRVRDSAGIGLSATVLITESGHEVLTSCDTGPLL; translated from the coding sequence ATGCCGCCCGTCTTTCCCGCCGCTGAGTACGCGCGGCGCCTGGCCGCGCTGCGCGCCACGCTCAAGACCCAGGAGCTGGACGCCGTCATCGTCCACACGCCGGAGAACGTCTGTTACCTCTCCGGGCACGCCACCCCGGGCTACTACACCTACCAGTGCCTGATCGTCACGGCCGACGGCGAGGCCGCGCTGCTGATGCGCGAGACCGAGACGGTCAACGCCGCCGAGACCACGTACTTCGAGCGGATCACCGGCTATCCGGACAGCTCCGACCCGATCCTGGCCACCGCCGAACTCCTCGCCCGGGTGGCGCCCGGCGCCCGCGCCGTGGGGATGGAGGCCCGCTCCTGGTTCCTGCCGCCGGAGCCGTTCCTCAAGCTGACCGCCCTGCTGGACACGGCCGGCGCGCGGGTCACCCACATCGACGGCGTGCTGGCCGCCGCCCGGCTCGTCAAGTCGCCGCTGGAGATCGAGCGGATCAGGGCGGCCGCCCGGTCCACCAACGCGGGCATGGCGGCGGCAGCGGCTGCGGCCGTTCCCGGCGCCTCGGAGCGTACGGTGGCCGCCGCCGCGTTCGGCGGGCTCATCGCCTCCGGCTCCGAGTACTTCGGCATGGAGCCGTTCGTCGCCTCGGGGCCGCGCGCCGGGACCATCCACGCGAGCTGGACGGACCGGGTCATCCGCCCGAACGAACCCGTACTCCTGGAGATGTCCGCGACCGTCGGCCGGTACAACGCGCCCCTCATGCACACCGTATGGACCGGCCCGCTCTCCGGTGAGCCCGCCGCCATGGCCACGGCCTGCGCGGCGGCCAGGGACGCGGCCCTGGACCATGTCGTCCCGGGCGGTTCCCCGGCGGCGGCACACGCGGCCTGCAAGGCGGCCATCGCCGACGCGGGCCTGGCCCACACCTACCGCAAGCGCAGCGGCTACTCGGTCGGGATCGCCTTCGCCCCGGACTGGGGCGAGGGACACCTGCTCTCCCTGGGGGAGAACGAGCAGCGCCTCTTCGAGCCCGGCATGGTGGTCCATGTGGTGCCCACGCTGCGGGTGCGGGACAGCGCGGGGATCGGTCTGTCGGCGACCGTCCTGATCACCGAGAGCGGCCACGAGGTCCTCACCTCCTGCGACACGGGACCGCTGCTGTGA
- a CDS encoding RidA family protein translates to MSGAASGAVGGTERAEPASGGPVPDAPVPAGDYAAARIAGGLVFTAGMTPRAGGGVIAAGVLGAGLSVADAAPLAALAAGRAVEAAREAAREAGLRLDSAVSMTVHLAVVPGFTEHSRVADGASARVRSLLDGPPPARTAVGVAALPSGAPVEVTLVLSTAEVAEPAEPAEVTEAP, encoded by the coding sequence GTGAGTGGCGCGGCGAGCGGTGCGGTGGGCGGTACGGAGCGAGCCGAGCCGGCGTCCGGCGGCCCGGTGCCCGACGCGCCCGTCCCGGCGGGGGACTACGCCGCCGCGCGGATCGCGGGCGGGCTGGTCTTCACCGCGGGGATGACCCCGCGCGCGGGCGGCGGCGTCATCGCGGCGGGCGTCCTCGGGGCCGGTCTGTCCGTCGCGGACGCGGCCCCGCTGGCCGCGCTCGCGGCCGGGCGCGCGGTCGAGGCGGCACGGGAGGCGGCGCGGGAGGCCGGGCTGCGCCTGGACTCCGCCGTCTCGATGACGGTCCACCTCGCCGTCGTACCCGGCTTCACCGAGCACAGCCGGGTCGCCGACGGAGCGAGCGCGCGGGTGCGTTCCCTGCTGGACGGCCCGCCGCCCGCCCGTACGGCGGTCGGGGTGGCCGCGCTGCCGTCGGGGGCGCCGGTGGAGGTGACGCTCGTACTGTCCACGGCGGAAGTGGCGGAACCGGCGGAACCGGCGGAAGTGACGGAGGCGCCGTAA
- a CDS encoding ArsR/SmtB family transcription factor produces MTVATSTRELAHPSCAEIRLEGVLNALSDPLRLRIVRDLARADSELSCSHFALPVSKSTTTYHFRVLRESGVIRQVYRGTAKMSGLRVEDLDALFPGLLDSVLGAAAAQDARLPDATAVPVR; encoded by the coding sequence GTGACCGTCGCGACCAGCACCCGCGAACTCGCTCACCCCTCGTGCGCGGAGATCCGCCTCGAAGGTGTGCTGAACGCGCTCTCCGACCCGCTGCGCCTGCGTATCGTCCGGGACCTCGCCCGCGCGGACAGCGAGCTGTCCTGCTCGCACTTCGCGCTGCCGGTCTCCAAGTCCACCACCACGTACCACTTCAGGGTGTTGCGCGAGAGCGGTGTGATCCGGCAGGTCTACCGGGGGACGGCCAAGATGAGCGGGCTGCGCGTCGAGGATCTGGACGCCCTCTTCCCCGGGCTGCTGGACAGCGTCCTGGGCGCGGCGGCGGCCCAGGACGCCCGGCTTCCGGATGCCACGGCCGTACCGGTGCGATGA
- a CDS encoding M20 family metallopeptidase has translation MTTAPETTGPTGTTARTSAPTPTPLGSASGRTTGTPDVLALLTAMVACDSTTPTGEEETTAALLAEPLAAAGFEVETERLAPGRVNLTARRGFGAGGPVIMLNSHLDVVPAGGGWTSPPFLPTLRDGRLYGRGTADAKGPLAAMACAAIELARAADAGDATAPARGEIVFSAVSQEEGDSMGARHLVPLLAREGRLPDAVVVGEPTGMRLLTAHKGSVRPVIEVVGVAAHAATPGQGVNAVTAAARVIALLEEYSASLTDHGHPLLGAPTCTPVLIEGGEAPNAVPERCRITLDRRLLPGETQESVVAAVGEVLDRFNAAGEGASASVVACAPSTGGPSETPGDHPFVGLCRRALAAAGADDSLGGLTVNCDMTHFRAAGVPALVCGPGRLEVMHAVDEHIVVDELRDSVGLYRAILTEALSADPESPAWS, from the coding sequence ATGACCACTGCCCCCGAAACGACCGGACCGACCGGCACGACCGCCCGGACCTCGGCCCCGACTCCGACCCCCCTCGGGTCCGCGTCCGGCCGGACCACCGGCACCCCCGACGTACTGGCCCTGCTCACCGCCATGGTCGCGTGCGACTCCACCACCCCGACCGGCGAGGAGGAGACCACCGCCGCGCTGCTCGCCGAGCCGCTCGCCGCCGCCGGCTTCGAGGTGGAGACCGAGCGGCTGGCACCCGGACGCGTCAACCTCACCGCGCGCCGCGGGTTCGGCGCGGGCGGCCCCGTGATCATGCTCAACTCGCATCTGGACGTCGTCCCGGCGGGCGGCGGCTGGACCAGCCCGCCGTTCCTGCCCACCCTGCGCGACGGACGGCTGTACGGCCGGGGCACCGCCGACGCCAAGGGACCGCTGGCCGCCATGGCGTGCGCCGCGATCGAGCTGGCCCGCGCGGCGGACGCCGGCGACGCCACGGCCCCGGCCCGCGGCGAGATCGTCTTCTCCGCCGTGTCGCAGGAGGAGGGCGACTCGATGGGCGCCCGTCATCTCGTACCGCTGCTGGCCCGCGAGGGCAGGCTGCCCGACGCGGTCGTCGTCGGCGAACCCACCGGAATGCGGCTGCTGACCGCCCACAAGGGCTCGGTCCGTCCGGTGATCGAGGTCGTCGGCGTCGCGGCACACGCCGCCACCCCGGGACAGGGCGTGAACGCGGTGACGGCCGCCGCGCGCGTCATCGCCCTGCTGGAGGAGTACAGCGCCTCGCTCACTGACCACGGCCACCCGCTGCTCGGCGCGCCCACCTGCACCCCCGTACTCATCGAGGGAGGCGAGGCGCCCAACGCCGTCCCCGAGCGCTGCCGGATCACCCTGGACCGGCGGCTGCTGCCGGGGGAGACCCAGGAGTCAGTGGTGGCGGCCGTCGGGGAGGTCCTCGACCGGTTCAACGCGGCGGGGGAAGGCGCGAGCGCCTCCGTGGTCGCCTGCGCGCCCAGCACCGGCGGCCCCTCGGAGACCCCCGGGGACCATCCGTTCGTGGGGCTGTGCCGCCGGGCGCTCGCTGCGGCCGGCGCCGACGACTCGCTCGGCGGACTCACCGTCAACTGCGACATGACGCACTTCAGGGCGGCCGGCGTCCCGGCGCTGGTCTGCGGTCCCGGGCGCCTGGAGGTGATGCACGCGGTCGACGAGCACATCGTCGTCGACGAACTGCGCGACTCCGTCGGCCTCTACCGGGCGATCCTCACCGAGGCGCTCTCGGCGGACCCGGAGAGCCCCGCATGGAGCTGA
- a CDS encoding pyridoxal phosphate-dependent aminotransferase produces MIHLPGAIERLSLPEHTARLGMSVREAERELENGPGPDRLLDATYADTHRFPAPEWALPTFNAAAGGDGMTYTPYRGDRAVREAVAHNVSTHLGIPATGPADVILTPGTQGALFTALAAILSPGDLVLLPDPDYLSTERMLRYFGARVRRIPMIWPDESTGGARTRPTLDLQALEDAAAEGPRLMVFSHPNNPTGAIYGEETVEAIADAARRHDFTVIADELYCRLVYEGEKFHHLAAFDGMAERTVTLLGPSKTESLSGYRLGVAVAPTALVDAMEDVQSCTALRAPSYAQHLLARWIADDVDFLDRRLVEYQALRDTTVKKINASSVMRVNAAYGTAYLFPEVLTGASDQAVALALKEHAGVIVNPGYQFGLAGTGRMRLCFAQDETAWDTALDRIIEVVGSLDPA; encoded by the coding sequence GTGATCCATCTGCCCGGGGCCATCGAGCGCCTGTCCCTGCCCGAACACACCGCCCGGCTGGGGATGTCCGTACGCGAGGCCGAACGCGAGCTGGAGAACGGCCCAGGCCCCGACCGCCTTCTCGACGCCACCTACGCCGACACCCACCGCTTCCCGGCCCCCGAGTGGGCGCTGCCCACCTTCAACGCGGCCGCCGGCGGCGACGGCATGACGTACACCCCCTACCGGGGCGACCGCGCCGTGCGCGAGGCCGTCGCCCACAACGTCTCCACCCACCTCGGCATCCCCGCCACCGGGCCCGCGGACGTCATCCTCACCCCCGGCACCCAGGGCGCGCTGTTCACCGCGCTCGCCGCGATCCTCTCGCCCGGGGACCTCGTCCTGCTGCCCGACCCCGACTACCTCTCCACCGAGCGGATGCTGCGCTACTTCGGCGCCCGGGTCCGGCGTATCCCGATGATCTGGCCGGACGAGTCCACCGGCGGCGCCCGCACCCGCCCCACCCTGGACCTCCAGGCGCTGGAGGACGCCGCCGCCGAGGGCCCCCGCCTGATGGTCTTCTCGCACCCCAACAACCCCACCGGCGCCATCTACGGCGAGGAGACGGTCGAGGCGATCGCCGACGCCGCCCGCCGCCACGACTTCACCGTCATCGCCGACGAGCTGTACTGCCGACTCGTGTACGAGGGCGAGAAGTTCCACCACCTCGCCGCCTTCGACGGCATGGCCGAACGTACGGTCACCCTGCTCGGCCCCTCCAAGACCGAGTCGCTGTCCGGCTACCGGCTCGGTGTCGCCGTCGCGCCCACGGCGCTGGTCGACGCGATGGAGGACGTGCAGTCCTGCACGGCGCTGCGGGCTCCCTCGTACGCCCAGCACCTGCTGGCGCGCTGGATCGCCGACGACGTCGACTTCCTCGACCGGCGGCTCGTGGAGTACCAGGCCCTGCGCGACACCACCGTGAAGAAGATCAACGCGTCCTCGGTCATGCGCGTCAACGCCGCCTACGGCACCGCCTACCTCTTCCCCGAGGTGCTGACCGGAGCCAGCGACCAGGCCGTGGCACTCGCCCTCAAGGAACACGCCGGTGTGATCGTCAACCCCGGCTACCAGTTCGGACTCGCGGGCACCGGCCGGATGCGGCTGTGCTTCGCGCAGGACGAGACCGCCTGGGACACCGCCCTCGACCGGATCATCGAGGTCGTGGGCTCGCTGGACCCGGCATGA
- a CDS encoding GntR family transcriptional regulator: MTTPPPPRRLSAARPTAPWSLRKQDWAYQQLRERILTGALAPGEQLSQEALANELGISRGPLRDALSRLAAESLVVDRPHQKSIVAEVSVADARDIYNGRAALEGVLAAAAAQADADERDFQAADFGLLLERQRIAVSLGDAAQVRMLDRQFHDAVYAMAAMPATLAALNQLRAKSDRYLALYLADSQRAQISVDEHTAILDALLSGDAEQSAALTRTHVLGGLTLLTGSIVGQPARLADPAV; the protein is encoded by the coding sequence ATGACGACGCCACCTCCGCCACGCCGTCTCTCCGCCGCCCGCCCGACCGCCCCCTGGAGCCTGCGCAAACAGGACTGGGCCTACCAGCAGCTCCGCGAGCGCATCCTGACCGGGGCGCTGGCCCCGGGGGAACAGCTCAGCCAGGAGGCCCTGGCCAATGAACTCGGCATCAGCCGGGGCCCGTTGCGCGACGCCCTGTCCCGGCTGGCCGCCGAGAGCCTGGTGGTGGACCGCCCGCACCAGAAGTCCATCGTCGCCGAGGTCTCGGTGGCGGACGCCCGGGACATCTACAACGGCCGGGCGGCACTGGAAGGGGTGCTCGCGGCGGCGGCCGCTCAGGCGGACGCGGACGAACGTGACTTCCAGGCAGCCGACTTCGGCTTACTGCTGGAGCGCCAGCGCATCGCCGTCTCGCTCGGCGACGCCGCCCAAGTGCGCATGCTGGACCGGCAGTTCCACGACGCCGTCTACGCGATGGCGGCCATGCCCGCCACCCTGGCCGCGCTCAATCAACTGCGGGCCAAGAGCGACCGCTATCTCGCTCTCTATCTGGCGGACTCCCAACGGGCCCAGATCTCGGTGGACGAACACACCGCCATCCTCGACGCCCTGCTGAGCGGGGACGCCGAACAGTCCGCCGCGCTGACCCGGACCCACGTACTGGGCGGGCTGACGCTGCTGACCGGCTCCATCGTCGGCCAGCCCGCGCGCCTGGCCGACCCCGCCGTCTGA
- a CDS encoding carbon-nitrogen hydrolase family protein: protein MELTIALGQAESVPGDLAANLATATRLVAVAAARGARVLALPELFACGYDPDSISADPDGWSLAEPPAGTEPPPGSPLAPLAGAAAEHGVWVLLGAAVAARGRPGNAVLVIDPYGRARGHYAKAHLWQGERDAFDPGTGLVMIEDGGISLGLGICYDAGFPELTRAYARAGAHAVLFSSAFAHGPTEYRYGVYHPARAVENTVSTLVVNAVGDIAGERYFGRSGAWSPDGHPITACADGRSDLRVVTVSAAATATVRQELPYLTDLRTDLLGPAPAPPLTRISLPGGAVRPERSDSPDDTSGAPHAARLSRR from the coding sequence ATGGAGCTGACGATCGCGCTCGGCCAGGCGGAGAGCGTCCCCGGCGACCTCGCGGCCAACCTCGCCACGGCGACCCGGCTGGTGGCCGTCGCGGCCGCGCGCGGCGCGCGCGTCCTGGCCCTGCCCGAGCTGTTCGCCTGCGGATACGACCCCGACTCGATCAGCGCCGACCCCGACGGCTGGTCCCTGGCCGAGCCCCCGGCCGGTACGGAGCCACCGCCCGGCTCCCCGCTGGCCCCCCTCGCGGGGGCGGCGGCCGAGCACGGCGTCTGGGTGCTCCTCGGAGCGGCGGTCGCCGCCCGGGGACGGCCGGGCAACGCCGTCCTCGTCATCGACCCGTACGGCAGGGCGCGCGGCCACTACGCCAAGGCGCACCTGTGGCAGGGCGAGCGCGACGCCTTCGACCCCGGGACCGGGCTCGTCATGATCGAGGACGGCGGGATCTCCCTCGGCCTCGGCATCTGTTACGACGCCGGCTTCCCGGAGCTGACCCGCGCCTACGCCCGCGCCGGGGCCCACGCCGTCCTGTTCTCCTCCGCCTTCGCCCACGGCCCCACCGAGTACCGCTACGGCGTCTACCACCCGGCGCGCGCCGTGGAGAACACCGTCTCCACCCTGGTCGTCAACGCGGTCGGCGACATCGCGGGAGAGCGCTACTTCGGCCGCAGCGGCGCCTGGAGCCCCGACGGCCACCCGATCACCGCCTGCGCGGACGGCCGGAGCGACCTGCGCGTCGTGACCGTGTCGGCCGCCGCGACCGCCACCGTACGGCAGGAGCTGCCGTACCTGACCGATCTCCGTACCGACCTGCTCGGGCCCGCCCCGGCGCCCCCGCTCACCCGGATCTCCCTGCCCGGGGGAGCTGTCCGTCCCGAGCGATCCGATTCCCCCGACGACACCTCAGGAGCACCCCATGCCGCCCGTCTTTCCCGCCGCTGA
- a CDS encoding amino acid ABC transporter ATP-binding protein encodes MSDARPEATAESGVHAATAGTHTTTTHTTTTTHSTTPAAPASARARTVLVAENLGRSYHGTAVVSEVNLTIPAGQTVAVLGPSGAGKSTMLRCLAGLEPLETGSVGFQGELLSKAGSKPRSVGGRIGMVFQQFNLFPHLTAAQNVALAPVRVRGISRAKALQEAHELLERVGLAERRDHYPYELSGGQQQRVAIARALAMHPELMLFDEPTSALDPEFTREVLAVMRDLADSGMTIVVVTHEMGFARRSADRVVFMADGRIVEDGPSETLFTAARHERTRSFFEQILGE; translated from the coding sequence ATGAGCGACGCCAGGCCAGAAGCCACGGCGGAATCCGGTGTGCACGCCGCCACGGCCGGCACGCACACCACCACCACGCACACCACGACCACCACGCACTCCACCACCCCCGCGGCGCCCGCCTCCGCCAGGGCGCGCACCGTCCTCGTCGCCGAGAACCTCGGCCGCAGCTACCACGGCACCGCCGTGGTCAGCGAGGTGAACCTGACGATCCCGGCCGGCCAGACCGTCGCCGTCCTCGGCCCCTCGGGAGCCGGCAAGTCCACCATGCTGCGCTGTCTGGCCGGGCTCGAACCGCTGGAGACCGGCAGTGTGGGTTTCCAGGGCGAGCTGCTCTCGAAGGCCGGATCCAAACCGCGCTCGGTCGGCGGCCGGATCGGCATGGTCTTCCAGCAGTTCAACCTCTTCCCGCACCTCACCGCCGCGCAGAACGTGGCGCTGGCGCCCGTCCGGGTACGGGGGATCTCCCGCGCCAAGGCGCTCCAGGAGGCCCATGAACTCCTGGAGCGGGTGGGGCTCGCCGAGCGCCGCGACCACTATCCGTACGAACTCTCCGGCGGCCAGCAGCAACGGGTGGCCATCGCCCGCGCCCTGGCCATGCACCCCGAACTGATGCTCTTCGACGAGCCCACCTCGGCGCTCGACCCGGAGTTCACCCGCGAGGTGCTCGCCGTCATGCGCGACCTCGCCGACAGCGGGATGACCATCGTCGTCGTCACGCACGAGATGGGGTTCGCCCGAAGGAGCGCGGACCGGGTGGTGTTCATGGCCGACGGCCGGATCGTGGAGGACGGCCCGTCGGAAACCCTGTTCACGGCGGCCCGGCACGAGCGGACCCGCTCCTTCTTCGAGCAGATCCTCGGAGAGTAG
- a CDS encoding mandelate racemase/muconate lactonizing enzyme family protein — MTAGRGPRAVSPAAPVTPSVVVEARYGVIGLPLRLRLRHTTVDTAELTEVFLRVRLADGHTGWAETRGNGAYATHHTAGDIAAALAALPPASDPAWAVPDALADALAAHCPPAAALLDIAWRDASARSLGLPLWATLDPSAAAPPGPLPTHAPIGFGTPPEAAELATAAARAGFRRVKVRVGGDPGLDRARIAAVRTAVDRIAGGGTVALAADANGGWTPDTAIAATRWLADSGVAWLEQPVAPGDLAALAAVRAASRVPVWADESVRDAASVHAVADAGAADGVHLKLEKAGTVAALAAAIDAARSRGLDVGLGQMDCGRLGCATTAQLAAGLGVAVAELWGCANLAHDVTEGIDLRDGAVRLPDAPGLGVRVSVDPARLTPVGTRTPLPTAAPVQPPDRARTFSP, encoded by the coding sequence ATGACGGCCGGCCGGGGCCCGCGCGCGGTGTCACCCGCCGCCCCCGTGACACCGTCGGTCGTGGTCGAGGCGCGGTACGGGGTGATCGGTCTGCCCTTGCGACTGAGACTCCGTCACACCACCGTCGACACAGCGGAGTTGACGGAGGTCTTCCTCCGGGTCCGGCTCGCCGACGGACACACCGGCTGGGCCGAGACCCGGGGCAACGGCGCGTACGCCACCCATCACACCGCCGGTGACATCGCCGCCGCCCTGGCCGCACTGCCCCCCGCCAGCGATCCGGCGTGGGCCGTTCCCGACGCCCTCGCGGACGCCCTGGCCGCCCACTGCCCACCGGCCGCCGCGCTGCTGGACATCGCCTGGCGCGACGCCTCGGCCCGCTCCCTGGGCCTGCCACTGTGGGCGACGCTCGACCCGTCGGCCGCGGCGCCCCCCGGGCCGCTGCCCACCCACGCGCCGATCGGCTTCGGCACTCCGCCAGAGGCGGCCGAGCTGGCCACCGCCGCCGCACGGGCCGGATTCCGCCGGGTCAAGGTGCGCGTCGGCGGCGACCCCGGCCTGGACCGGGCCCGGATCGCCGCCGTACGCACGGCCGTCGACCGGATCGCGGGCGGCGGTACGGTCGCACTCGCCGCCGACGCCAACGGCGGCTGGACCCCCGACACCGCGATCGCCGCCACGCGGTGGCTCGCGGACAGCGGCGTCGCCTGGCTCGAACAGCCCGTCGCGCCGGGCGATCTGGCGGCGCTGGCCGCCGTGCGCGCGGCCTCGCGCGTGCCGGTGTGGGCCGACGAGTCGGTCCGCGACGCGGCCTCGGTGCACGCCGTCGCCGACGCGGGCGCCGCCGACGGAGTCCATCTGAAGCTGGAGAAGGCGGGCACCGTCGCCGCCCTGGCCGCCGCGATCGACGCCGCTCGCTCCCGAGGGCTCGACGTCGGGCTCGGCCAGATGGACTGCGGACGCCTCGGCTGCGCGACCACCGCCCAGCTGGCGGCCGGGCTCGGGGTCGCGGTGGCCGAACTGTGGGGCTGCGCCAACCTCGCGCACGACGTCACCGAGGGAATCGACCTGCGTGACGGTGCCGTCCGCCTGCCCGACGCCCCCGGACTCGGCGTCCGGGTCTCGGTGGACCCCGCGCGGCTGACCCCGGTGGGCACGCGCACGCCCCTGCCGACGGCGGCGCCCGTACAACCCCCCGACCGAGCAAGGACGTTCTCACCATGA
- a CDS encoding amino acid ABC transporter permease produces MEFLHKAVSTDFLTASLLTFVLTVLSMALGVVGGVLLALAKGVRFAPVRWLADAYIWFFRGTPVLLQLIFVFNVLPLWGLSLSPFTCAVIALSLNEVAYMAEIVRGGLLGVDRGQRTAARMLGLSEAGILRWVVLPQATRLILPPTGNQFIGMLKTSALASVVSVQDLMLTAQRQAAADFDYVGSLGAAAVHYLVLTTVFTLALRQVERRLDVNRRAAARRTKDPVRTTAAVDPAAR; encoded by the coding sequence ATGGAGTTCCTGCACAAGGCGGTCTCCACCGACTTCCTGACCGCGTCGCTGCTGACCTTCGTCCTCACGGTCCTGTCGATGGCGCTGGGCGTCGTGGGCGGTGTGCTGCTCGCGCTGGCCAAGGGCGTGCGGTTCGCTCCCGTGCGCTGGCTCGCCGACGCGTACATCTGGTTCTTCCGGGGCACGCCCGTCCTGCTCCAGCTCATCTTCGTCTTCAACGTGCTGCCGCTGTGGGGGCTGAGCCTGTCCCCGTTCACCTGCGCGGTCATCGCCCTGAGCCTCAACGAGGTCGCCTACATGGCGGAGATCGTCCGGGGCGGCCTGCTCGGGGTGGACCGGGGCCAGCGCACGGCGGCCCGGATGCTCGGGCTGTCCGAGGCGGGCATCCTGCGCTGGGTGGTGCTCCCGCAGGCGACCCGGCTGATCCTGCCGCCCACCGGCAACCAGTTCATCGGAATGCTCAAGACCTCCGCACTGGCCTCCGTGGTCAGTGTCCAGGACCTGATGCTCACCGCACAGCGCCAGGCCGCCGCCGACTTCGACTACGTCGGATCGCTCGGCGCGGCAGCCGTCCACTACCTCGTCCTGACCACGGTGTTCACCCTCGCCCTGCGGCAGGTGGAGCGACGTCTCGACGTCAACCGGCGCGCCGCCGCCCGGCGTACCAAGGACCCCGTCCGCACGACGGCGGCCGTCGACCCGGCGGCCCGATGA